The DNA region ACAGCGCGGCGGCGAGCAGCAGTTCCTGCGCGTCCCCGGCCAGCGTGAGCGCCCGCTCGGGCAGCACCCCGGTGGTGCGCAGCACGATCATCGCCAGGAAACCGACCACGAACAGCGGCACGATCGGCGGCCGGCTGCCGCTCTTGACCGCACCTTCCGTACCGTCCGCCTTGGCCCTGCGCGCGTCGCGCGCGTTGCGCCGCGCCACCACGGCGACGCCCGCGACCAGCGGCGCCAGCAGCACCACCCGCATCAGCTTGACCAGCACGGCCTCGCGCAGGGCGCCCGGCCCGCCGGTCTGTGCGGTGGCGACCACCTGCCCGACGTCGTGCACGCTCGCCCCCACCCAGCGCCCGAACTCGAGCTCACCGAGCCCCAGCGGGTGCTGCAGCAACGGCAGTACGGCGATCGCCAGCGTCCCGCACAGGGTGACCAGCGCGACCGAGGAGGCGACGTCCTCCTCCTCACTGCCGGCCGCCTGGCTGACCGCACCGATCGCCGAGGCCCCGCAGATCGAGTACCCGGTGGCGACGAGCAGCGGCTGGTCCCCCGGCAGTCCGAGCCGCCGGCCCAGCCAGAGCGTGCCGGCGAAGGTGGCGGCGACCACCGTGAGCACCATGGCGACGGTGGCCCAGCCGAGGCCGAGCACGTCGTCGAGGCTGAGCTTGAGCCCGAGCAGGACGATCCCGAGCCGCATCAGCCGCTTCCCGGCCATCGACAGCCCCGGCCGGGCGACTCCGCGGACCACCGGGCGCAACCCGGGCAGATGGGCCGCCGCCATGCCGAGGACCACGGCGGCGGTGAGCTTGGGCACGGCCGGGACGGCCGCGTGGACGGCGATCGCGGCGGCCACCCCGACCGCCGCGAGCAGCAGGCCGGGGGCGTCCCCGCCGAGCGGGGGGAGTGAGCGGGTGCGGGTGGCCCGCTCCCGGAGGGTCAGTGCCACGCCGCGGCTCACCGCTCCTGGTCGGCCGGGAGCCGGTAGACCCGCCGGATGCTGGTGCCGAGCCGCGAGACGTCCGCGCCGTACACGTGGATGGAGACGGCGGTGCTGCTGCAGGCGTTGCGCACCAGGTGGATGTCGCCGGGCGGGGCGAAGGCGGCCACGGTCCCGGCCGGGCCGGCCACGTGCTCGGTCTCGACCAGTCGGGAGCTGCGCCCGTCGGAGACCAGCCGGTAGCGGGTCTCGCTCTCCTGGCCCTGGTGGACCCCGGCCACGCACCAGGAGACGTGGTCGTGGATCGGGGTGTGCTGTCCGGGCAGCCAGACCAGCGCGACGACGGAGAAGCTGCCGTCCGCCTCCGCGTGCAGGACGTGCTGACGGTAGCGCTGGGGGTCGCCCTCCCGCTGGGCGGGGGTGAGCAGCGCGTCGGGCCCGTCGGGGGCGGTGAGCAGGTGCGGGGCGAGGCGTTCGCCGACCAGGTACGCGGTGAGTTCGGGTGGCAGTCCGCGGTCCACGACGGCGCGGATCTCGCTGACCAGCGCGGTCATCCGCTCGGTGAGCCGGTCGCTGCCGACCGTGGCTGGGGGTGTCATGGCAGCAGGTTCGGACCAATAGACCCATCACGTCCAACGAGGGTTCCTAAGCATTTCCCCCATTAGCTCTTATAGGTCGAGCGGCCTCAGCAGCCGACCCGGCTCGCCGCCGCCTGCCGCAGGTGGTCCAGCACCAGTGCGGTGGCCGGGATCCGCCGGTGCTCGCGCAGCACGTACGCGGTCACCTGCCGCCGCAGGTGCGGCTCGACGGCCCGCCCGGTGACCTTGCGGTGGCACATGAAGGAGAGCACCAGCGCGGGCATCAGCGCGATCCCGACCCCGGCGGCGACCAGGCTCTGCACCGCGAGGTTGTCGTCGGTGGAGAACACGATGTCCGGCGCGAAGCCCTCCTCCGCGCAGACGTGCAGCAGGTTGGCCCGGCAGCGCGGACAGCCGGCGATCCAGCGCTCGCCGTCGAGGTCGGCCAGCCGGACGGCGTGCCGACGGCCGAGCGGGTGCCCGACCGGCAGCAGCACGGTGAGCAGGTCCTCCATCAGGGGAATCTCGTCGAGCCCGTCCGGTACCTCGGTCGCCTGACCCGGGTAGCGGAAGGCCAGGGCGATGTCGCACTCGCCGCGCAGCAGCCGCTGCACGGAGTCCGGCGGCTCGGCTTCGAGCAGCTCGACCCGGACGCCGGGGTGCTCGGCGAGCAGCCGGGCCATCGCCTCCGGTATCAGGGTGGCGTTGGCGCTGGGGAAGGCGCAGACCCGCACCCGCCCGGCGCGCAGCCGGGCGAGCGCGGCGAGCTGCTGCTGGGCGGCGGAGAGGCTGCCGAGGATCAGTTCGGCGTGCCGGGAGAGCGCCTCGCCGGCCTCGGTGAGCCGCAGGCCGCGCCCGGCGCGGCTGAACAGCGGGACGCCGACGGTGCGTTCGAGGGCCTTCATCTGCTGGGTGATGGCGGGCTGGGTGTAGCCGAGTTCCCGGGCCGCGGCCGAGTAGGAGCCGGCCCGGACGACCTCGTGGAAGGTCCTGATGTGCCGCGAGTCGAACACCGGTTCCATGGCCCTCCGCCCGGTCGCCTTCCGCCTGCCTCCCGCAATCATAAGAGGAATTTGGAGGTACCGGCCCCGACCCCATTCGCACCTATGGTTCAGTTCCGAACCAAGCTTCCCACGCCACGGGCTCGTGACCCGGCGAAAACGGCGCTCACTGCTGCGCCGAGGGCGGCAGCCCCATCGCCACCCCGGCCTCGGCCACCGGCGCCCCGCCCCGCACGCTCGGACTGCGCCGGCTTCGCCGCTCGACCCAGCGGGCCAGCCAGGACAGCAACAGACACATGCCGATGTAGATCGGCGCGATCACGATCACCACCGGGATGAACGGCAGGTCGTAGTCCAGGTTGGTGGCGATCAGCTTGCCCGCGTGCAGGAACTCCTCGAAGGTGATCAGGAACCCGAGCGAGGTGTCCTTGAGCGCGACCACCAGCTGGCTGATGATGGCCGGCAGCATCGCCCGGTTGGCCTGCGGCACCAGCACGTACGTCATCACCTGGGTCTTGCGCATGCCCAGCGCGTACGCCGCCTCCCGCTGCCCCTTGGGCACCGCGAGCACACCGGCGCGGAACACCTCGGCCAGCACCGAGCCGTTGTACAGCACCAGCCCGGCCACCAGCGCCCAGAGCGGCTGCACCTTGAGGGCGACGAAGACGAAGAAGATCATCACCAGCAGCGGCATGGCCCGGAAGAACTCCACCACCAGCGTGGCGAACCAGCGCACCACCCGGTGGTCGGACAGCCGCCCGGCCGCGAACAGCGCGCCGAACGGCAGCGCGAACAGCACCGTCCAGCCGAAGGCCCGGAGGGTGTTGCCCAGCCCGCGCAGCAGCAGGTCCTGGACGCCCTGGTACTCGAAGGGCTCCCACTTGGCATAGGTGAACTGGTGGGTGTGGAACAGCATGTAGACGACCCAGCCGATCAGCGCCGCGATCAGCAGCAGCGCGATCCCGCCGTACAGCCGGTGCCGGGCCAGCGCCTTGGGGCCGGGGATGTCGTACAGCGCCGAGGATTCAACGGTCATCGGGACACCGCCACTCGTCGTTCCAGCAGGTTGAAGACGGCGCTGATGGACAGCGTGATGATCAGGTAGCCGACGGCGATCCAGACGAAGGTCCAGATGATGCTGTAGCCGAGCTCGTTGATGGTCCGGTAGGTGCCCAGCAGTTCGGTGACGCTGAACGAGCCGGCGATCGCCGTGTTCTTCGCCAGCGCGATCATCACGCTGCCGAGCGGCGCCACCACCGAGCGGTAGGCCTGCGGCAGCACCACCAGGCCCATCGTCTGCCCGAAGCTCATGCCCAGGCTGCGGGCCGCCTCGCCCTGCCCGGACGGCACCGTGTTGATGCCCGAACGCATCGACTCGCAGACGAAGGCCGAGGTGTAGCAGCCGAGGGCGAGCACGGCGAAGGTGTAGAAGGGCAGGGTGATGTTGAACCGGGGCAGGCCCAGCACCACGATGAAGAACAGCAGGGTCAGCGGCGTGTTGCGCAGCACCGTCACCCACACCGTCCCGAACGCCCGCAGCGGCCGGACCGGCGAGACCCGGAAGCCCGCGATCACCATGCCCAGCACCAGCGAGAGCACGGCGCTCACCGCGAACAGCGAGAGCGTGCCGAGGAAGCCCTCCCAGTAGGTCGACCAGTTGTCGGTCAGCGTTTTCACGGCGCGGCCCTCTCAGTACCGGTCGATCGTCGGCGGGGTGGGTGCGGGTGCCCCGGACAGGCCGAGGGTCGCGTCGAAGGCCTTCGCCCAGTCACCGTTCTGCTCGTGGTGCGCCAGCGCGTCGTCCAGCGCCCCGCGCAGCACGGTGTCGTTCTTCGGCGTGCCGATCCCGTACGGCTCGGTCGAGAACAGCGGGCCCACCACCTTGAGCTCGTCCGGCACCTTGGCCGCGTAGCCCAGCAGGATCGCGTTGTCCGTGGTCACGGCGTCGACCTGGTTGGTGATCAGGTTGTCCACACAGGCCGAGTAGGTGTCGTAGCCGATCAGGCGCGCCTTCGGGTACTGCGACTGGATGCGCTGATACGGGGTCGAGCCGGCCGCCGAGCAGACCTTCTTGCCGCTCAGGTCCTGCGGCCCGTGGATGCTGTCGTCGTTCTTGCGCACCAGCAGCGACTGCCCGGCGACGAAGTACGGCCCGGCGAAGCCGACCAGCTTCTTGCGGTTGTCGTTGATGGTGTACGTGCCGACGTAGTAGTCCACCTGGCCGTTCTGCAGCGCGGTCTCGCGGTTGGCCGAGGCGATGGTCTTGAACTGGATCTTCTCCGGCGGGAAGCCGAGCGAGGCGCCGACCATCTTGGCGATCTCGATGTCGAAGCCGGAGTACACCCCGGTGGCGGGGTTCTTCTGGCCCAGGTACGGCTGGTCCTCCTTGGCGCCGACCACCAGGTGGCCCCGGTTGCGGGCGGCGTCCAGGGTCGGCGAGCCGGTGATCGAGCCGTCCTGCACCTGGTAGGTGGGCAGCGCGCTCGGCTGGGGTCCCTTGGGCGGCGGGGTGCCGGGCTTTCCGCAGCCGGCGGCCAGCACGGCGAGCAGCAGGACGGCGGCGGTCAGCCGACCGCGCGCCCGCGCGGCGGGCGTGGTCATACGGTTCACGGCGCCGCCCTCAGTGCTTCAGGATCTTGGAGAGGAAGTCCCGGGCACGCTCGCTCTCGGGGGCGCTGAAGAAGTCCTCCGGGGCGCCGTCCTCGACGATCCGACCGTCGGCCATGAACACCACCCGGTTGGCGGACGCCCGGGCGAAGCCCATCTCGTGGGTGACCACGACCATCGTCATGCCCTCGCTCGCGAGCTGGCGCATGACGTCCAGCACCTCGTTGATCATCTCGGGGTCGAGCGCCGAGGTCGGCTCGTCGAACAGCAGCGCCTTGGGGTCCATCGCCAGCGCGCGGGCGATCGCGACCCGCTGCTGCTGGCCGCCGGAGAGCTGGGCCGGGTACTTGTCGGCGTGCGCCGAGAGGCCGACCCGCTCCAGCAGCGAGCGGGACTTGGCGTCCGCCTCCGTCTTGGCCCGGCCGCGGACCTTGATCTGGGCGAGCGAGACGTTCTGCAGCACGGTCTTGTGCGCGAACAGGTTGAAGGACTGGAACACCATGCCGACCTCGGCGCGCAGCTTGGCCAGTCCCTTGCCCTCCGCGGGCAGCGGCTGGCCGTCGATCAGGATGGTGCCGCGCTCGATCGGCTCCAGCCGGTTGATCGCCCGGCAGAGCGTGGACTTCCCGGAGCCGGACGGGCCGATCACCACGACGACCTCGCCGCGGCCGACCGTCAGCTCGATGTCCTGCAGCACGTGCAGGTCTCCGAAGTGCTTGTCGACCCCACGCATCTCGATCAGCGGGGTGAAGGCCGAGGAACCGGTCGGGGCCGGTTCGGGGGCGGTGGTCACCGGGCGCGCCGTCCCTTCATCAGCCAGCCCAGCACGCCGCCGGCGACCAGCGTCGCCAGCAGCGCGATCCAGAGCGGCGCGGTCACGGTGAACACCCAGAAC from Kitasatospora cathayae includes:
- a CDS encoding cysteine dioxygenase family protein translates to MTPPATVGSDRLTERMTALVSEIRAVVDRGLPPELTAYLVGERLAPHLLTAPDGPDALLTPAQREGDPQRYRQHVLHAEADGSFSVVALVWLPGQHTPIHDHVSWCVAGVHQGQESETRYRLVSDGRSSRLVETEHVAGPAGTVAAFAPPGDIHLVRNACSSTAVSIHVYGADVSRLGTSIRRVYRLPADQER
- a CDS encoding LysR family transcriptional regulator, which codes for MFDSRHIRTFHEVVRAGSYSAAARELGYTQPAITQQMKALERTVGVPLFSRAGRGLRLTEAGEALSRHAELILGSLSAAQQQLAALARLRAGRVRVCAFPSANATLIPEAMARLLAEHPGVRVELLEAEPPDSVQRLLRGECDIALAFRYPGQATEVPDGLDEIPLMEDLLTVLLPVGHPLGRRHAVRLADLDGERWIAGCPRCRANLLHVCAEEGFAPDIVFSTDDNLAVQSLVAAGVGIALMPALVLSFMCHRKVTGRAVEPHLRRQVTAYVLREHRRIPATALVLDHLRQAAASRVGC
- a CDS encoding YeiH family protein — translated: MTLRERATRTRSLPPLGGDAPGLLLAAVGVAAAIAVHAAVPAVPKLTAAVVLGMAAAHLPGLRPVVRGVARPGLSMAGKRLMRLGIVLLGLKLSLDDVLGLGWATVAMVLTVVAATFAGTLWLGRRLGLPGDQPLLVATGYSICGASAIGAVSQAAGSEEEDVASSVALVTLCGTLAIAVLPLLQHPLGLGELEFGRWVGASVHDVGQVVATAQTGGPGALREAVLVKLMRVVLLAPLVAGVAVVARRNARDARRAKADGTEGAVKSGSRPPIVPLFVVGFLAMIVLRTTGVLPERALTLAGDAQELLLAAALFGLGSAVHLPTMMRTGGRIALLGLGSWVVVAGVSYAGVLVTT
- a CDS encoding amino acid ABC transporter permease, with the translated sequence MKTLTDNWSTYWEGFLGTLSLFAVSAVLSLVLGMVIAGFRVSPVRPLRAFGTVWVTVLRNTPLTLLFFIVVLGLPRFNITLPFYTFAVLALGCYTSAFVCESMRSGINTVPSGQGEAARSLGMSFGQTMGLVVLPQAYRSVVAPLGSVMIALAKNTAIAGSFSVTELLGTYRTINELGYSIIWTFVWIAVGYLIITLSISAVFNLLERRVAVSR
- a CDS encoding glutamate ABC transporter substrate-binding protein; protein product: MTTPAARARGRLTAAVLLLAVLAAGCGKPGTPPPKGPQPSALPTYQVQDGSITGSPTLDAARNRGHLVVGAKEDQPYLGQKNPATGVYSGFDIEIAKMVGASLGFPPEKIQFKTIASANRETALQNGQVDYYVGTYTINDNRKKLVGFAGPYFVAGQSLLVRKNDDSIHGPQDLSGKKVCSAAGSTPYQRIQSQYPKARLIGYDTYSACVDNLITNQVDAVTTDNAILLGYAAKVPDELKVVGPLFSTEPYGIGTPKNDTVLRGALDDALAHHEQNGDWAKAFDATLGLSGAPAPTPPTIDRY
- a CDS encoding amino acid ABC transporter ATP-binding protein, translating into MIEMRGVDKHFGDLHVLQDIELTVGRGEVVVVIGPSGSGKSTLCRAINRLEPIERGTILIDGQPLPAEGKGLAKLRAEVGMVFQSFNLFAHKTVLQNVSLAQIKVRGRAKTEADAKSRSLLERVGLSAHADKYPAQLSGGQQQRVAIARALAMDPKALLFDEPTSALDPEMINEVLDVMRQLASEGMTMVVVTHEMGFARASANRVVFMADGRIVEDGAPEDFFSAPESERARDFLSKILKH
- a CDS encoding amino acid ABC transporter permease produces the protein MTVESSALYDIPGPKALARHRLYGGIALLLIAALIGWVVYMLFHTHQFTYAKWEPFEYQGVQDLLLRGLGNTLRAFGWTVLFALPFGALFAAGRLSDHRVVRWFATLVVEFFRAMPLLVMIFFVFVALKVQPLWALVAGLVLYNGSVLAEVFRAGVLAVPKGQREAAYALGMRKTQVMTYVLVPQANRAMLPAIISQLVVALKDTSLGFLITFEEFLHAGKLIATNLDYDLPFIPVVIVIAPIYIGMCLLLSWLARWVERRSRRSPSVRGGAPVAEAGVAMGLPPSAQQ